AGGGGATCGAACAGCCGCGCCTGGTGATCCAGCGTGCCTTCGATGTCGCGCTGGGTGCGGTCCATGATTGCCAGGAAGCGACGGGTGAAGTCGGCGCTCGCGGGGTCTTGGGAGAACACCGCGGGCAATTGCTCGGTCAGGCTGATGCGCGGGTAGTCGAGGGTCACTGCGTGCACGTGTGGGGTCTGCAGGGCATCGCCGTGCAGGGTGAGGCGCAGCCATAGGTAGCGACCTGCGGGGGAGCGCAGCAGGCCGTCGTGGGTATTCTCCGGGCCGGCGCTGTCCACGCTCAGGCAAGGCGTCCAAGGGGCTTCTTCGGGCCTTAGGTTGAGTATCTCGGCATCGCTCAGGGGCGTGGCGGAGCTGTGCGACTCCACCGTGAGTCGCGTGCCTTGCGGTGTGCTGCTCACGATGGAGATGCGATCCCACACGCACTCGTAGAGACGGCTATCCAGGGGCCCGATCAGCACCTGTCCCGACACCGGGTATTGGCCCGCACCTATGCCCTCGGGCCTGTCGAGCGCCGTGCCCAGGAGGTCGAACCACTGGGTGGTGGGGGGTTGACAGAGGGTGCCGAGTTGCAGGTTCAGATCGGCGTCGATGGCGATTGGCAGCGCTGGGAAGCGGCCTACCAGGGCGTCGGCGCGGGTCACCGTCTCCAGGCGCTCACCCGTCAGGCCATCCATGACCACGATGTGGTCGAGACCTGAGGCGAGTACGTACACGCGGTCTTCGCCATCCACGGCGAGCGCCTGCACGGCGCCGAGTCCGCCGAAGAAGCGTAGCCAGCACCCCGCGCGGTTGAAGACGTGTACACCGCCGTTAGCGGCATCGCCGACCAGTACCTGCCCCCTGCCGTCGATTGCGACGTCCGTCGGGGTGAATGGCGCAGCCAGGCCCGTGCCGAGCGGGAGGCTCCACAGGGCCCGCAGCACCATGCCGTGGAGCGCGAAGACCTGGACGCGCGCGTTGGCCGTGTCCGCCACGTAGAGGTTGCCGTGGCCGATCACCAGGCCTCCGGGCGCGCTGAACTCGCGCGGGCCCTCGCCGTTGCCGCCCACGCAGGGGACCTGTTCGAAGGCACACGTGCACGGGTCGAAGCGGTGCAGGGAGTGATCGTGTGGGTGCAGTATCCAGTAGCCCCGGTCCCCGTCCGTCGCCGCGAGGCGAGGCAGTACCACCCCGCCGAAGGCGCCTCGGCTATCCGTCAGGCTGGGGCCGGGCGGTGCCACCGGGGCAAGCGCCAGGGCGCCGCTCGCGGGATGCACCTCCGCGTCTGCCAGGGTCACGAGGCGCCAGCCCTGGCGCGCGCTCAGGGGCAGGCGCAGGGGATCGTGCGGCGGCCGCGGCGGCGGTGCCAGGTAGGGCGCGTGGCTAGCCAAGCTCATAGCGCACCTCGATGGCATGGGGGCCGTTGCACAGGAGTGCGCCGGGGCTGAGCGCGACATCGGAGCAAGGCGGGTACTCGGTGCCGTCCAGGCGAATCGCGAGCGACTCGATGCGCTTGACGCCCGCGAGCAGCAAGCGCCGGAAGACCAGCGAGTAGAAGATGTCGCCACCGAAGGGCCAGCCGCTGCCCGCTGAGTCCAGCGTGCCGTCCTCGCCGCCGGACAGGGGATCGAAGTACGCCGACAGCGTGGCGAGGGCGGTGTTCTTCACCTCGGCCAGATCCGCCTCATCGGACACCACCAGCGTCGCGTCGATCGCCACCTCTTGATAGGTTGGCGCGCGCACGTAGAGCTCGGTGGTGACCAGGCGCCTTGCGTTCAGGCAAGCGCAGACGTTGGCCAAGGTGGCCTCGCTCGGGGTGGGTTTTGGGTTCTGCGCCGTGTCCACGTCGGGCACGACGATCACCGTGACCACGCCTGGCACGTCGATGCCCGGGAACTCGGGATGGCTGAGCGGCAGGGTCTTG
The window above is part of the Pseudomonadota bacterium genome. Proteins encoded here:
- a CDS encoding phage tail protein; the encoded protein is MSLASHAPYLAPPPRPPHDPLRLPLSARQGWRLVTLADAEVHPASGALALAPVAPPGPSLTDSRGAFGGVVLPRLAATDGDRGYWILHPHDHSLHRFDPCTCAFEQVPCVGGNGEGPREFSAPGGLVIGHGNLYVADTANARVQVFALHGMVLRALWSLPLGTGLAAPFTPTDVAIDGRGQVLVGDAANGGVHVFNRAGCWLRFFGGLGAVQALAVDGEDRVYVLASGLDHIVVMDGLTGERLETVTRADALVGRFPALPIAIDADLNLQLGTLCQPPTTQWFDLLGTALDRPEGIGAGQYPVSGQVLIGPLDSRLYECVWDRISIVSSTPQGTRLTVESHSSATPLSDAEILNLRPEEAPWTPCLSVDSAGPENTHDGLLRSPAGRYLWLRLTLHGDALQTPHVHAVTLDYPRISLTEQLPAVFSQDPASADFTRRFLAIMDRTQRDIEGTLDHQARLFDPLATPTGRGDHDFLTWLASWVGVTLERSLPEARRRMLLKEAPRLFSRRGTLDGLRGMLTLFLGWPSRWPAAPASVGCAPCTTAPAPDYPVPPLVLEHFRLRRWLFLGAGRLGDQARLWGQRIVNRSQLGGPTVQGNARTLRLASSSRERWENAIIEHFVPL